One window of Pseudomonas sp. FP198 genomic DNA carries:
- a CDS encoding flagellin domain-containing protein: MALTVNTNVTSLNVQKNLNKASDALSTSMTRLSSGLKINSAKDDAAGLQISTRMTSQIRGQTVAIKNANDGISIAQTAEGALQESTNILQRMRELAVQARNDNNGTADRDALNKEFAQMSDELTRIADSTNLNGKNLIDGSAGTMTFQVGSNTGATNQITLTLSDSFDAATLSVDSGAIAISAADSAEAETNTSAAIDAIDAALATINASRADLGAAQNRLTSTISNLQNINENAAAALGRVQDTDFAAETAQLTKQQTLQQASTSVLAQANQLPSAVLKLLQ; encoded by the coding sequence ATGGCTTTAACAGTAAACACTAACGTCACATCGTTGAACGTTCAGAAGAACCTGAACAAGGCTTCCGATGCTCTGTCCACTTCGATGACCCGTCTGTCGTCCGGCCTGAAAATCAACAGCGCCAAAGACGACGCCGCCGGCCTGCAAATCTCCACTCGTATGACTTCGCAAATCCGCGGTCAGACTGTTGCGATCAAGAACGCCAACGATGGTATCTCCATCGCTCAGACCGCTGAAGGCGCTCTGCAGGAATCCACCAACATTCTGCAGCGTATGCGTGAACTGGCCGTACAGGCACGAAACGACAACAACGGTACAGCTGACCGTGATGCTCTGAACAAAGAATTTGCTCAGATGTCCGACGAGCTGACTCGTATCGCTGATTCGACCAACCTGAACGGCAAGAACCTGATCGACGGTTCCGCTGGCACCATGACCTTCCAGGTCGGTTCCAACACCGGTGCCACCAACCAGATCACTCTGACCCTGAGCGACAGCTTTGACGCTGCTACCCTGAGCGTTGACTCTGGTGCCATCGCGATCAGTGCTGCCGACAGCGCCGAAGCTGAAACCAACACCTCTGCTGCAATCGACGCGATCGACGCTGCTTTGGCGACCATCAACGCCAGTCGTGCGGACCTCGGTGCTGCCCAGAACCGTCTGACCAGCACCATCTCCAACCTGCAGAACATCAACGAAAACGCCGCTGCTGCACTGGGTCGCGTACAAGACACCGACTTCGCTGCTGAAACTGCCCAGCTGACCAAGCAGCAGACTCTGCAACAGGCTTCCACTTCGGTTCTGGCCCAGGCCAACCAACTGCCATCCGCTGTGCTGAAGCTGCTTCAGTAA
- a CDS encoding flagellar protein FlaG, whose amino-acid sequence MDMSVKLNLSYPAAKPAPTVVDKPVEKPQADVAILTPVRETPKDAAAEQDKLKKAVQEIEKFVQSVKRNLEFSIDEPSGKVVVKVIASGSGEVIRQIPNEEVLKLAHSLNDANSLLFSAEA is encoded by the coding sequence ATGGATATGAGCGTGAAGCTGAACTTGTCTTATCCAGCGGCGAAGCCGGCGCCTACAGTGGTCGACAAGCCAGTGGAGAAGCCTCAGGCTGACGTGGCTATTTTGACACCGGTGAGGGAAACTCCGAAAGACGCTGCCGCCGAGCAGGACAAACTGAAGAAAGCCGTCCAGGAAATCGAGAAGTTCGTCCAGTCGGTCAAGCGTAACCTGGAGTTCTCTATCGATGAGCCTTCTGGCAAGGTAGTCGTCAAGGTGATTGCCAGTGGTTCCGGTGAAGTGATTCGTCAGATCCCGAACGAAGAAGTTCTGAAACTGGCCCACAGCTTAAATGATGCAAACAGCTTGTTGTTCAGCGCTGAAGCCTGA
- the fliD gene encoding flagellar filament capping protein FliD — translation MASPILPGLGLGSGLDTGAIVKALVDSDKAAKQGQIDRATKTNASNISGIGTLRALLATFQSTLKALGSTTTPQFTGVAATSANTSALTVTAGNSAVAGIYTVDVAQLATSSKVATAAFAGGASSAVASGTLTISQGGTDYALDIPADSTLQSVRDAINSKYSSSGLTANIVTDGFGSRLVVGSTKTGAGNDISLSGIASLAADGSVAMASPPTAASSGSLGFAKDAIFKVDGLEMTSATNKLDNVVSGLSMTLLVAGTGPTTVTVATNTDGLKASIQKFVDAYNAVAKAVTSLTKPSVDAEGNSVPAALTGDSLPRSLLAAIRTPLSEAGSGDKLTVLSQLGITTNQTTGALDFDSGKFTAALNDKQLGGEVQTLFAGENGLLERMDNAIKPYTEGKTGAGGVGGSEAILTTRSKNLDLLKAKLSEEQLALDRRIETLTAVLTKKYNDMDTLVGKLKATANNITSMFEAMTAQQKNS, via the coding sequence ATGGCAAGTCCAATTCTTCCGGGACTGGGTCTAGGCTCAGGCCTTGATACCGGTGCAATCGTCAAGGCACTGGTGGATTCTGACAAAGCGGCCAAGCAAGGCCAGATTGACCGGGCAACCAAGACCAATGCCTCCAATATTTCCGGGATTGGCACCCTGAGAGCCTTATTGGCTACCTTTCAGTCCACGCTGAAGGCCTTAGGCAGCACGACCACTCCCCAATTTACCGGCGTCGCCGCCACTTCCGCCAACACCAGTGCATTGACGGTGACGGCGGGCAACTCCGCAGTAGCTGGTATCTACACGGTAGACGTCGCTCAACTGGCAACTTCTTCAAAAGTTGCGACGGCTGCTTTCGCCGGTGGAGCTTCTAGCGCAGTGGCGAGCGGTACGCTGACTATTAGTCAGGGGGGCACGGATTATGCTCTTGATATCCCGGCAGATTCGACGTTGCAGTCGGTCCGGGACGCCATTAATAGTAAGTATTCCTCCAGCGGACTGACCGCCAACATCGTGACCGACGGCTTCGGTTCACGCCTGGTAGTGGGCTCGACTAAAACCGGTGCGGGTAACGATATTTCCCTTAGTGGCATTGCCAGTCTTGCCGCTGATGGCTCCGTAGCGATGGCTTCGCCACCCACTGCGGCTTCTTCAGGTTCGCTGGGATTTGCCAAGGACGCCATTTTCAAAGTTGACGGCCTGGAAATGACCAGCGCAACCAATAAGCTGGACAACGTGGTCTCGGGCTTGAGCATGACGCTACTCGTTGCGGGCACAGGCCCGACAACCGTTACCGTCGCTACTAATACTGACGGTCTGAAGGCTTCGATCCAGAAGTTCGTCGATGCCTATAATGCCGTTGCGAAGGCTGTGACCTCCCTGACTAAGCCATCGGTAGACGCCGAGGGGAATTCGGTCCCTGCGGCATTGACGGGCGACTCGTTGCCTCGCTCGCTGTTGGCGGCCATTCGCACGCCTTTGTCTGAGGCCGGTTCAGGCGACAAGCTGACCGTTCTTTCTCAGTTGGGGATCACCACCAACCAGACGACTGGCGCTCTGGATTTCGACAGTGGGAAATTTACTGCGGCACTCAATGACAAGCAATTGGGTGGGGAAGTCCAGACGCTGTTCGCTGGTGAAAATGGTCTGCTTGAGCGCATGGATAATGCCATCAAGCCGTACACTGAAGGCAAGACTGGTGCTGGTGGTGTTGGAGGCTCAGAGGCCATCCTGACCACTCGCTCCAAGAACCTGGATCTTCTCAAGGCGAAACTGAGCGAAGAGCAGTTGGCCCTGGACCGTCGCATCGAAACCCTTACCGCGGTACTGACTAAAAAGTACAACGACATGGACACCCTGGTTGGCAAGTTGAAAGCCACCGCCAACAACATCACCTCCATGTTCGAAGCGATGACGGCACAGCAGAAAAACAGCTGA
- the fliS gene encoding flagellar export chaperone FliS, whose protein sequence is MNPMLALRQYQKIGAQAQTSEASPHRLVQMLMEGGLDRIAQARGAMERKDIPNKGILIGKAIGIVGGLREGLDLENQAESVAELDALYTYMMKRLAEANAKTDPKILDEVADLLRTVKEGWDAIATPGPQF, encoded by the coding sequence ATGAATCCGATGTTAGCCCTTCGCCAATACCAGAAGATTGGCGCCCAGGCGCAAACCTCCGAAGCAAGTCCCCATCGCCTTGTGCAAATGCTCATGGAAGGCGGGCTGGACCGTATCGCCCAAGCCAGAGGCGCGATGGAGCGCAAGGATATTCCAAACAAAGGCATTCTGATCGGCAAGGCCATCGGCATCGTCGGCGGTCTGCGTGAAGGCCTGGATCTGGAAAACCAGGCCGAGTCGGTCGCCGAGCTGGATGCGCTCTACACCTACATGATGAAACGCCTGGCCGAAGCCAACGCCAAGACCGATCCGAAGATCCTCGACGAAGTCGCCGATCTGCTTCGCACGGTCAAGGAAGGCTGGGATGCCATCGCCACGCCTGGTCCGCAATTCTAA
- a CDS encoding flagellar protein FliT yields MSLVLQRIEQTRDALVGALAERNWEAIGQLDLACRSCMEDVLSESEVDEAALRNNLEELLGVYRQLLEAATGERQAIVSEMSQIHQAQNAAKVYHLFG; encoded by the coding sequence ATGAGTCTTGTCCTGCAGCGAATCGAACAAACCCGTGATGCCCTGGTTGGCGCCTTGGCTGAGCGTAATTGGGAAGCCATTGGTCAACTGGACCTGGCGTGCCGTTCCTGCATGGAGGACGTCTTGAGCGAGTCTGAGGTGGACGAGGCGGCGTTGCGTAATAATCTGGAAGAACTGCTGGGGGTTTATCGCCAACTGCTGGAAGCGGCAACAGGCGAGCGCCAGGCAATCGTGAGCGAAATGTCGCAGATTCATCAGGCGCAGAACGCGGCGAAGGTTTATCACTTGTTCGGCTGA
- a CDS encoding sigma-54 dependent transcriptional regulator: MWRETKILLIDDDSVRRRDLAVILNFLGEENLPCGSHDWQQAVGSLSSSREVICVLIGTVNAPASLLGLLKTLSTWDEFLPVLLMGENSSLDLPEDQRRRVLSTLEMPPSYSKLLDSLHRAQVYREMYDQARERGRHREPNLFRSLVGTSRAIQHVRQMMQQVADTDASVLILGESGTGKEVVARNLHYHSKRREAPFVPVNCGAIPAELLESELFGHEKGAFTGAITSRAGRFELANGGTLFLDEIGDMPLPMQVKLLRVLQERTFERVGSNKTQSVDVRIIAATHKNLETMIEVGSFREDLYYRLNVFPIEMAPLRERVEDIPLLMNELISRMEHEKRGSIRFNSAAIMSLCRHGWPGNVRELANLVERMAIMHPYGVIGVNELPKKFRYVDDEDEQMVDSLRSDLEERVAINGHTPDFTTNALLPPEGLDLKDYLGGLEQGLIQQALDDANGIVARAAERLRIRRTTLVEKMRKYGMSRREGDEQADD, from the coding sequence ATGTGGCGTGAAACCAAAATTCTCCTGATCGATGACGATAGCGTCCGCCGCCGCGATCTGGCGGTGATCCTGAATTTTCTTGGCGAAGAAAATTTGCCCTGCGGTAGCCATGATTGGCAGCAGGCTGTCGGCTCTCTGTCGTCCAGTCGTGAAGTCATTTGCGTCCTTATCGGGACGGTAAATGCTCCCGCTTCGCTTTTGGGCTTGCTAAAGACACTCTCGACCTGGGATGAGTTCCTTCCAGTTTTGCTGATGGGCGAAAATTCTTCCCTCGACCTGCCGGAAGACCAGCGCCGCCGGGTACTTTCCACCCTGGAAATGCCGCCGAGCTACAGCAAATTGCTCGATTCGCTGCACCGCGCCCAGGTTTATCGCGAAATGTACGACCAGGCGCGTGAGCGCGGCCGGCACCGCGAACCCAACCTTTTCCGCAGCCTCGTCGGCACCAGCCGTGCCATCCAGCACGTGCGCCAGATGATGCAGCAGGTGGCCGACACCGACGCCAGCGTGCTGATCCTGGGCGAATCCGGTACCGGCAAGGAAGTGGTCGCGCGCAACCTGCATTACCATTCCAAGCGCCGCGAAGCGCCCTTCGTGCCGGTCAACTGCGGGGCGATTCCCGCCGAGCTGCTCGAAAGCGAATTGTTCGGCCACGAGAAGGGCGCCTTCACCGGCGCAATCACCAGCCGCGCCGGACGTTTCGAGTTGGCCAACGGCGGCACGCTGTTCCTCGATGAAATCGGCGACATGCCGCTGCCGATGCAGGTCAAGCTGCTGCGCGTCTTGCAGGAGCGCACCTTCGAGCGCGTGGGCAGCAACAAGACCCAGAGCGTCGATGTGCGGATCATCGCCGCGACCCACAAGAACCTCGAGACCATGATTGAGGTCGGCAGCTTCCGCGAAGACCTTTATTACCGTCTCAATGTATTCCCGATCGAAATGGCGCCGCTGCGCGAGCGGGTCGAAGACATCCCGCTGTTGATGAACGAGCTGATCTCGCGCATGGAGCATGAGAAGCGTGGTTCGATCCGCTTCAACTCGGCGGCGATCATGTCCCTCTGCCGTCACGGCTGGCCGGGCAACGTCCGCGAGCTGGCCAACCTGGTGGAGCGCATGGCGATCATGCACCCCTACGGTGTGATCGGCGTGAATGAGCTGCCGAAGAAATTCCGCTACGTCGATGACGAAGACGAGCAAATGGTCGACAGCCTGCGCAGCGACCTGGAAGAGCGGGTGGCGATCAACGGCCATACGCCGGATTTCACCACCAATGCCTTGCTGCCGCCGGAAGGCCTGGACCTCAAGGACTATCTGGGCGGCCTGGAGCAAGGCCTTATCCAGCAGGCTCTGGACGACGCCAACGGCATCGTCGCCCGCGCGGCAGAGCGCTTGCGCATTCGTCGAACCACCCTGGTGGAAAAGATGCGCAAGTACGGCATGAGTCGTCGCGAAGGAGATGAACAGGCGGATGATTGA
- a CDS encoding PAS domain-containing sensor histidine kinase yields the protein MTQAALMSSVPEPGHMPSAEQAGRLGLEQAFSLFSQMSSQLTDSYSLLEARVTELKGELAVVSAQRMQELAEKERLANRLQNLLDLLPGGVIVIDAHGFVREANPAACELLGLPLEGQLWRHVIARCFAPRDDDGHEVSLKDGRRLSISTRSLDAEPGQLVLLNDLTETRHLQDQLARHERLSSLGRMVASLAHQIRTPLSAALLYASHLTEQQLPMETQQRFAGRLKERLHELEHQVRDMLVFARGELPLTDRVAPKVLLQSLQAAALTHVQGVSIRWQCDSHAGEVLCNRDTLVGAVLNLIENAIQASDVDVRLKVHLYTRDNTLRLCVSDSGSGIEPSVLARLGEPFFTTKTTGTGLGLTVVKAVARAHQGELQLRSRLGRGTCATVCLPLFSSAPGVE from the coding sequence ATGACCCAAGCCGCCCTGATGTCTTCTGTCCCCGAGCCGGGACATATGCCGTCCGCCGAACAGGCTGGCCGGCTTGGACTTGAACAGGCGTTTTCGCTGTTCAGCCAGATGTCCAGCCAGTTGACCGACTCCTACAGCCTGCTTGAAGCGCGGGTTACCGAGCTCAAGGGTGAGCTGGCGGTGGTCAGTGCCCAACGCATGCAGGAGCTGGCGGAAAAAGAACGCCTGGCCAACCGGCTGCAGAACCTGCTCGACCTCCTGCCCGGCGGCGTCATTGTCATCGATGCCCATGGCTTTGTGCGCGAAGCCAACCCGGCGGCGTGCGAGCTGCTTGGCCTGCCTCTGGAAGGCCAGCTCTGGCGGCACGTCATCGCTCGCTGCTTCGCGCCCCGCGATGACGACGGCCACGAAGTTTCCCTGAAGGATGGTCGACGGTTGTCCATTTCGACCCGTTCGCTGGACGCCGAGCCCGGACAGTTGGTGCTGCTCAACGACCTGACCGAAACCCGTCACTTGCAGGACCAATTGGCCCGCCACGAGCGTCTGTCTTCCCTTGGGCGGATGGTCGCGTCGCTGGCCCATCAGATCCGTACGCCGCTGTCCGCTGCCTTGTTGTACGCCAGCCACCTGACCGAGCAGCAACTGCCGATGGAAACCCAGCAGCGCTTTGCCGGCCGCTTGAAGGAGCGCTTGCATGAGCTGGAACACCAAGTGCGTGACATGCTGGTGTTCGCCCGTGGCGAGTTGCCGCTGACCGACCGCGTCGCGCCCAAGGTGCTGCTGCAGTCTTTGCAGGCCGCAGCACTGACCCATGTGCAGGGCGTGTCGATCCGCTGGCAGTGCGACAGTCATGCGGGCGAGGTGCTGTGCAACCGTGACACGCTGGTGGGCGCGGTATTAAATCTGATTGAAAACGCGATTCAGGCCAGTGACGTTGATGTCCGTCTGAAAGTGCACCTGTATACCCGCGACAACACCCTGCGCCTGTGTGTCAGCGACAGCGGCAGCGGTATCGAGCCGTCCGTGCTGGCACGTCTGGGCGAGCCATTTTTTACCACCAAGACCACTGGAACCGGCCTGGGCCTGACCGTGGTCAAGGCCGTGGCGCGTGCCCATCAGGGCGAATTGCAGCTGCGCTCGCGGCTGGGGCGCGGCACGTGCGCGACGGTGTGCTTGCCGCTGTTTTCCAGCGCGCCAGGGGTGGAGTGA
- the fleR gene encoding sigma-54-dependent response regulator transcription factor FleR, translated as MATKVLLVEDDRALREALADTLLLAGHDYAAVGSAEEALLAVAREPFSLVVSDVNMPGMDGHQLLGLLRARQPQLPVLLMTAHGAVERAVDAMRQGAADYLVKPFEPKALLDLVARHALGSPAVEGEGPVAIEPASAQLLELAARVARSDSTVLISGESGTGKEVLARYIHQQSRRASEPFIAINCAAIPDNMLEATLFGHEKGSFTGAIAAQPGKFEQADGGTILLDEISEMPLGLQAKLLRVLQEREVERVGARKPISLDIRVVATTNRDLAGEVAAGRFREDLYYRLSVFPLAWRPLRERTADILPLAERLLAKHVNKMKHAAARLSAEAQACLIAYPWPGNVRELDNAIQRALILQQGGLIQPEDFCLAGPVACAPLPVLQSAPAQIPPGEVMGETAGALEDDLRRREFQMIIDTLRAERGRRKEAAERLGISPRTLRYKLAQMRDAGMDVEAYLFAS; from the coding sequence ATGGCGACCAAGGTTTTACTGGTTGAAGATGATCGCGCGCTACGCGAAGCACTCGCCGATACGCTGCTGTTGGCCGGGCATGATTATGCCGCTGTCGGTTCGGCGGAAGAGGCATTGCTTGCGGTCGCCCGTGAGCCATTCAGCCTGGTTGTCAGCGACGTCAACATGCCGGGCATGGACGGCCACCAGTTGCTCGGCCTGCTGCGCGCACGCCAGCCGCAACTGCCAGTCCTGTTGATGACCGCCCACGGCGCCGTCGAGCGGGCGGTGGATGCCATGCGCCAAGGGGCGGCGGATTATCTGGTCAAGCCGTTCGAGCCCAAGGCCCTGTTGGACCTGGTGGCTCGCCACGCCTTGGGTAGCCCTGCTGTCGAGGGCGAGGGGCCGGTGGCCATCGAGCCGGCCAGTGCGCAGTTGCTGGAGTTGGCCGCACGGGTGGCCCGCAGCGATTCAACCGTGTTGATTTCCGGCGAGTCCGGCACAGGCAAGGAAGTCCTGGCCCGGTATATCCATCAGCAATCCCGGCGCGCCAGCGAACCGTTCATTGCCATCAACTGCGCGGCGATTCCCGACAACATGCTCGAGGCGACGCTGTTCGGCCACGAGAAAGGTTCGTTTACCGGCGCCATCGCGGCCCAGCCTGGCAAGTTCGAGCAGGCTGATGGCGGCACCATTCTGCTGGATGAAATTTCCGAGATGCCGCTGGGCCTGCAAGCCAAGCTGCTGCGCGTACTGCAGGAGCGGGAGGTGGAGCGGGTCGGCGCGCGCAAGCCCATCAGCCTGGACATTCGCGTAGTGGCGACGACCAACCGCGACTTGGCCGGGGAAGTGGCGGCGGGGCGCTTTCGTGAAGACCTTTATTACCGGCTGTCGGTTTTCCCGCTGGCCTGGCGTCCACTTCGTGAGCGCACCGCCGATATCCTGCCGCTGGCCGAGCGCCTGCTGGCCAAACACGTCAATAAAATGAAGCACGCGGCGGCGCGGTTGTCCGCCGAGGCGCAGGCCTGCCTGATCGCCTATCCCTGGCCGGGCAATGTCCGGGAACTGGACAACGCTATCCAGCGGGCGCTGATCCTGCAGCAGGGCGGCTTGATCCAGCCGGAAGATTTCTGCCTGGCCGGGCCGGTGGCCTGCGCGCCTTTGCCGGTGTTGCAGTCCGCCCCGGCGCAGATTCCTCCCGGGGAAGTGATGGGGGAAACCGCCGGCGCCCTGGAAGATGACCTGCGCCGTCGCGAATTCCAGATGATCATCGACACCCTGCGCGCCGAACGCGGCCGACGCAAGGAGGCGGCTGAACGCCTCGGTATCAGCCCGCGGACCCTGCGCTACAAACTGGCGCAGATGCGTGATGCCGGGATGGATGTAGAGGCTTATCTCTTCGCCAGTTAA
- the fliE gene encoding flagellar hook-basal body complex protein FliE, whose product MSQGIEFNRLMLDMRSMQMDAMAQPKSVAVPQVAGSSFSDMLGQAVNKVNDTQQASNQLASAFEIGKSGVDLTDVMISSQKASVSFQALTQVRNKLVQAYQDIMQMPV is encoded by the coding sequence ATGAGCCAAGGTATTGAATTTAATCGGTTGATGCTGGACATGCGCTCCATGCAGATGGACGCCATGGCCCAGCCTAAATCGGTCGCGGTGCCCCAAGTGGCCGGCAGCAGCTTTTCCGACATGCTCGGTCAGGCCGTCAATAAAGTGAACGATACCCAGCAGGCTTCGAACCAGTTGGCCAGTGCTTTCGAGATTGGCAAAAGTGGCGTCGACCTGACGGACGTAATGATCTCTTCGCAGAAAGCCAGTGTCTCGTTTCAGGCGTTGACCCAGGTACGCAACAAGCTGGTTCAAGCCTATCAAGACATCATGCAGATGCCGGTCTAA
- the fliF gene encoding flagellar basal-body MS-ring/collar protein FliF: MAEAAVDNVPAKATPVDGKPPLFGLSFLENLSEMTMLRQVGLLVGLAASVAIGFAVVLWSQQPDYRPLYGSLEGMDAKQVMETLASADIPYTVEPNSGALLVKADDVARARLKLAAAGVTPTDGNIGFEILDKDQGLGTSQFMEATRYRRGLEGELARTISSLNNVKGARVHLAIPKSSVFVRDERKPSASVLVELYSGRSLEPGQVVAIINLVATSVPELSKSQITVVDQKGNLLSDQAENSELTMAGKQYDYSRRMEGMFTQRVHNILQPILGNGRYKAEVSADVDFSAVESTSEQFNPDQPALRSEQSVNEQRTASNGPQGVPGALSNQPPAPASAPQTTGGATAAAGMVQPGQPLIDANGQQIMDPATGQPMLAPYPADKRQQSTKNFELDRSISHTKQQQGRLNRLSVAVVVDDQVKVNPANGETSRAPWSADELARFTRLVQDAVGFDASRGDSVSVINVPFSLERGEEIADIPFYSQPWFWDVVKQVLGVLFILILVFGVLRPVLNNITGGGKNKQLAGLGDVELGGMGGLDGELANDRVSLGGPQSILLPSPSEGYDAQLNAIKSLVAEDPGRVAQVVKEWINADE; encoded by the coding sequence ATGGCAGAAGCAGCCGTTGATAACGTTCCAGCCAAGGCAACCCCGGTAGACGGCAAACCGCCGTTGTTCGGTCTGTCTTTCCTGGAAAACCTCTCCGAGATGACCATGCTGCGTCAGGTTGGCCTGTTGGTCGGCCTCGCTGCCAGCGTGGCGATTGGTTTTGCCGTGGTCCTCTGGTCCCAGCAGCCGGACTACCGTCCGCTGTACGGCAGCCTGGAGGGCATGGATGCCAAACAAGTCATGGAAACCCTGGCTTCCGCCGACATTCCTTATACCGTCGAACCCAATTCCGGCGCCTTGCTGGTCAAGGCCGACGACGTCGCGCGCGCACGCCTCAAGCTCGCTGCCGCTGGCGTGACGCCGACCGATGGCAACATTGGATTCGAGATCCTCGACAAGGACCAGGGCCTGGGCACCAGCCAGTTCATGGAAGCGACTCGTTATCGTCGCGGCCTGGAAGGCGAATTGGCGCGGACCATTTCCAGCCTCAACAACGTCAAGGGTGCCCGCGTGCACCTGGCGATTCCGAAAAGCTCGGTATTCGTGCGCGACGAGCGCAAGCCGAGTGCCTCGGTACTGGTCGAACTGTATTCCGGCCGCTCGCTTGAGCCAGGCCAGGTCGTTGCCATTATCAACCTGGTGGCGACTAGCGTTCCCGAGCTGAGCAAGTCGCAGATCACCGTGGTCGACCAGAAGGGCAACCTGTTGTCCGACCAGGCGGAAAACTCCGAACTGACCATGGCCGGCAAGCAATACGATTACAGCCGCCGCATGGAAGGCATGTTCACCCAGCGGGTGCACAACATCCTGCAACCGATCCTCGGCAACGGCCGCTACAAGGCCGAAGTCTCGGCGGACGTGGACTTCAGCGCCGTCGAATCGACTTCCGAGCAGTTCAACCCGGATCAACCGGCGTTGCGCAGCGAGCAGTCGGTGAACGAACAACGTACCGCCAGCAATGGCCCGCAAGGTGTACCGGGTGCCCTGAGCAACCAGCCACCAGCGCCGGCCAGTGCGCCGCAGACCACCGGTGGCGCTACCGCCGCCGCGGGCATGGTGCAGCCAGGCCAGCCGCTGATCGACGCCAATGGCCAGCAGATCATGGACCCGGCCACCGGCCAGCCGATGCTCGCGCCGTACCCGGCCGACAAGCGTCAGCAATCGACCAAGAACTTCGAGCTCGACCGTTCCATCAGCCACACCAAGCAACAGCAGGGCCGTTTGAATCGCCTGTCGGTCGCAGTGGTGGTGGACGATCAGGTCAAGGTCAACCCGGCCAACGGCGAAACCAGCCGCGCGCCATGGAGCGCCGACGAATTGGCGCGCTTCACTCGCCTGGTGCAGGACGCCGTCGGTTTCGACGCCAGCCGTGGCGACAGCGTCAGCGTGATCAACGTACCGTTCTCCCTGGAGCGCGGTGAGGAAATCGCCGACATCCCGTTTTATTCGCAACCCTGGTTCTGGGATGTGGTCAAGCAAGTATTGGGTGTGTTGTTCATCCTGATACTGGTATTTGGTGTGCTGCGTCCGGTGCTCAACAACATCACTGGTGGCGGCAAGAACAAGCAGCTGGCAGGCTTGGGCGATGTAGAGCTGGGAGGCATGGGCGGCCTGGATGGCGAATTGGCCAACGATCGCGTCAGCCTCGGCGGGCCGCAGAGCATCCTGCTGCCAAGCCCGAGCGAAGGCTATGACGCTCAGTTGAACGCCATCAAGAGTCTGGTGGCAGAGGATCCGGGTCGTGTGGCCCAGGTCGTGAAAGAGTGGATTAACGCAGATGAGTGA
- the fliG gene encoding flagellar motor switch protein FliG, with product MSDNRAAVAKLSRVDKAAILLLSLGSTDAAQVLRHMGPKEVQRVGVAMAQMGNVHREQVEQVMSEFVDIVGDQTSLGVGSDDYVRKMLTQALGEDKANGLIDRILLGGNTSGLDSLKWMEPRAVADVIRYEHPQIQAIVVAYLDPDQAGEVLGNFDHKVRLDIILRVSSLNTVQPAALKELNQILEKQFSGNSNASRTTLGGIKRAADIMNFLDSSIEGQLMDSIREVDEDLSGQIEDLMFVFNNLADVDDRGIQALLREVSSDVLVLALKGSDEGVKEKIFKNMSKRAAELLRDDLEAKGPVRVSDVETAQKEILTIARRMAEAGEIVLGGKGGEEMI from the coding sequence ATGAGTGATAATCGAGCCGCTGTTGCCAAATTGTCCCGGGTCGACAAAGCCGCGATCCTGCTGCTGTCCTTGGGTTCGACCGACGCTGCCCAGGTGCTGCGCCACATGGGGCCGAAAGAGGTCCAGCGCGTCGGCGTGGCCATGGCGCAGATGGGCAATGTGCACCGTGAGCAAGTCGAGCAGGTGATGAGCGAGTTCGTCGACATCGTCGGCGATCAGACCAGCCTGGGCGTCGGTTCCGACGACTACGTGCGCAAGATGCTCACCCAGGCCCTGGGCGAGGACAAGGCCAACGGCCTGATCGACCGGATCCTGCTGGGTGGCAATACCAGCGGCCTGGACAGCCTGAAGTGGATGGAGCCGCGCGCGGTCGCCGACGTGATCCGTTACGAGCACCCGCAGATCCAGGCGATCGTCGTCGCGTACCTCGATCCGGACCAGGCCGGTGAAGTGCTGGGCAACTTCGACCACAAAGTGCGCCTCGACATCATCCTGCGGGTGTCGTCGTTGAACACCGTGCAGCCAGCGGCCCTGAAAGAATTGAACCAGATTCTCGAGAAGCAGTTCTCGGGCAACTCCAATGCTTCGCGCACCACCCTGGGCGGTATCAAGCGCGCGGCGGACATCATGAACTTCCTCGACAGTTCGATCGAAGGTCAACTGATGGACTCGATCCGCGAAGTCGACGAAGACCTGTCCGGTCAGATCGAAGACCTCATGTTCGTGTTCAACAACCTGGCCGATGTCGACGACCGCGGTATCCAGGCACTGTTGCGCGAAGTGTCCTCCGATGTGCTGGTGCTGGCCCTCAAGGGTTCGGACGAAGGCGTCAAGGAGAAGATCTTCAAGAACATGTCCAAACGGGCGGCCGAACTGTTGCGCGACGACCTCGAGGCCAAGGGCCCGGTGCGCGTCAGCGATGTGGAAACCGCACAGAAGGAAATCCTCACCATCGCCCGCCGTATGGCCGAAGCCGGAGAAATCGTGCTCGGTGGCAAGGGCGGCGAAGAGATGATCTAA